The Hippocampus zosterae strain Florida chromosome 20, ASM2543408v3, whole genome shotgun sequence genome contains a region encoding:
- the zdhhc23b gene encoding palmitoyltransferase ZDHHC23-B isoform X2 translates to MTKRRDKDEKEPLCCCEYVNRHGKRSHVGACCCDCEDLDDACDRFFKREPQSPDALSRVAADISDRVRIPWLGGGARRVDLSIIPPLVFLPALLHLAAFHFLLGLAVLITSPGMLLWYYYFTHRKKARTLFFLSLAVFSLAYMYYVFITKVVPRGGVGAVELGLVTTGMLLTLLGLANTKRGPGFVKATESDPVLEDQLGWSQEAEPSWKNWCSVCRVVRPPRAGHCRICGVCVRRHDHHCVWIDSCVGRDNHRSFLLTLIVFLSTSLYGIVLTLQSVCSEQNVLTALFYCPGVYEKYSASICFTSAWYCAVVSCGVLHLLLTQLLNISYNVTEREARTAVRERSGRRVLWGLAVDTGVHSRGLWANWVEFLTMPEERMPRRCQPESGDDESCVKVGHFDIHPTLGASSRPDDS, encoded by the exons ATGACGAAAAGGCGGGACAAGGACGAAAAGGAACCGCTGTGCTGCTGCGAGTATGTCAACAGACACGGCAAGAGAAGCCATGTGGGGGCTTGCTGCTGCGACTGTGAAGATCTGGACGATGCCTGCGACAG attttttaagCGAGAGCCTCAAAGTCCAGATGCACTGTCCCGTGTGGCCGCTGACATCAGTGACCGCGTACGCATTCCTTGGCTGGGAGGCGGCGCCCGCAGAGTGGACTTGTCCATCATCCCCCCTTTGGTCTTCCTTCCGGCACTACTGCACCTCGCCGCGTTCCACTTCCTGCTCGGCTTGGCGGTTCTGATCACCTCACCAGGCATGTTGCTGTGGTACTACTACTTCACCCACCGCAAAAAAGCTCGGACGCTGTTTTTTCTGAGCCTGGCGGTTTTCTCCTTGGCCTACATGTACTACGTATTCATCACCAAAGTGGTACCGCGCGGGGGCGTCGGTGCCGTTGAGCTCGGCTTGGTCACCACGGGGATGCTGCTCACCTTGCTGGGCCTCGCAAACACCAAGAGAGGCCCAGGCTTTGTGAAAGCCACAGAGTCGGATCCTGTTCTTGAAGACCAGCTGGGATGGTCGCAAGAGGCTGAGCCTAGCTGGAAGAACTGGTGTTCCGTGTGCCGGGTGGTGCGGCCCCCAAGGGCGGGACATTGTCGGATATGCGGGGTCTGCGTCCGGCGTCATGACCACCACTGTGTCTG GATCGACAGCTGCGTGGGGCGGGATAACCACCGCAGCTTTTTGTTGACTCTTATCGTCTTCCTATCCACGTCCTTGTACGGGATCGTTTTGACGCTGCAGAGCGTGTGTTCGGAGCAAAACGTCCTCACTGCTTTGTTCTACTGCCCGGGAGTCTACGAGAAATATAG tgcctCCATATGCTTCACGAGCGCCTGGTACTGCGCCGTGGTGTCGTGCGGCGTCCTCCACCTCCTGCTcactcagctgctcaacatcagCTACAACGTGACGGAGCGCGAAGCGCGCACCGCCGTCAGGGAACGCTCTGGCCGCCGAGTCTTGTGGGGATTGGCCGTGGACACCGGCGTCCACTCCCGGGGCCTATGGGCCAACTGGGTCGAGTTTTTGACCATGCCGGAGGAACGGATGCCTCGACGT TGCCAACCGGAGAGTGGAGACGACGAGTCATGCGTGAAAGTCGGTCATTTCGACATTCATCCAACCTTAGGGGCGTCCTCACGCCCAGACGACTCCTGA
- the zdhhc23b gene encoding palmitoyltransferase ZDHHC23-B isoform X1: MKPTNSDHSIERAEEKQVESVSEREPENPGDTGCLREDTDQGKEIVEDPESEVQENCDTDNRQPSTMTKRRDKDEKEPLCCCEYVNRHGKRSHVGACCCDCEDLDDACDRFFKREPQSPDALSRVAADISDRVRIPWLGGGARRVDLSIIPPLVFLPALLHLAAFHFLLGLAVLITSPGMLLWYYYFTHRKKARTLFFLSLAVFSLAYMYYVFITKVVPRGGVGAVELGLVTTGMLLTLLGLANTKRGPGFVKATESDPVLEDQLGWSQEAEPSWKNWCSVCRVVRPPRAGHCRICGVCVRRHDHHCVWIDSCVGRDNHRSFLLTLIVFLSTSLYGIVLTLQSVCSEQNVLTALFYCPGVYEKYSASICFTSAWYCAVVSCGVLHLLLTQLLNISYNVTEREARTAVRERSGRRVLWGLAVDTGVHSRGLWANWVEFLTMPEERMPRRCQPESGDDESCVKVGHFDIHPTLGASSRPDDS; the protein is encoded by the exons ATGAAACCGACAAATTCAGATCATAGTATTGAGAGAGCTGAAGAGAAACAAGTTGAGAGTGTCAGCGAAAGGGAGCCTGAGAACCCGGGAGACACTGGTTGCTTGAGAGAGGACACAGACCAGGGAAAAGAGATCGTTGAAGATCCTGAGAGTGAGGTACAGGAAAACTGTGACACAGACAATAGACAG CCGTCAACCATGACGAAAAGGCGGGACAAGGACGAAAAGGAACCGCTGTGCTGCTGCGAGTATGTCAACAGACACGGCAAGAGAAGCCATGTGGGGGCTTGCTGCTGCGACTGTGAAGATCTGGACGATGCCTGCGACAG attttttaagCGAGAGCCTCAAAGTCCAGATGCACTGTCCCGTGTGGCCGCTGACATCAGTGACCGCGTACGCATTCCTTGGCTGGGAGGCGGCGCCCGCAGAGTGGACTTGTCCATCATCCCCCCTTTGGTCTTCCTTCCGGCACTACTGCACCTCGCCGCGTTCCACTTCCTGCTCGGCTTGGCGGTTCTGATCACCTCACCAGGCATGTTGCTGTGGTACTACTACTTCACCCACCGCAAAAAAGCTCGGACGCTGTTTTTTCTGAGCCTGGCGGTTTTCTCCTTGGCCTACATGTACTACGTATTCATCACCAAAGTGGTACCGCGCGGGGGCGTCGGTGCCGTTGAGCTCGGCTTGGTCACCACGGGGATGCTGCTCACCTTGCTGGGCCTCGCAAACACCAAGAGAGGCCCAGGCTTTGTGAAAGCCACAGAGTCGGATCCTGTTCTTGAAGACCAGCTGGGATGGTCGCAAGAGGCTGAGCCTAGCTGGAAGAACTGGTGTTCCGTGTGCCGGGTGGTGCGGCCCCCAAGGGCGGGACATTGTCGGATATGCGGGGTCTGCGTCCGGCGTCATGACCACCACTGTGTCTG GATCGACAGCTGCGTGGGGCGGGATAACCACCGCAGCTTTTTGTTGACTCTTATCGTCTTCCTATCCACGTCCTTGTACGGGATCGTTTTGACGCTGCAGAGCGTGTGTTCGGAGCAAAACGTCCTCACTGCTTTGTTCTACTGCCCGGGAGTCTACGAGAAATATAG tgcctCCATATGCTTCACGAGCGCCTGGTACTGCGCCGTGGTGTCGTGCGGCGTCCTCCACCTCCTGCTcactcagctgctcaacatcagCTACAACGTGACGGAGCGCGAAGCGCGCACCGCCGTCAGGGAACGCTCTGGCCGCCGAGTCTTGTGGGGATTGGCCGTGGACACCGGCGTCCACTCCCGGGGCCTATGGGCCAACTGGGTCGAGTTTTTGACCATGCCGGAGGAACGGATGCCTCGACGT TGCCAACCGGAGAGTGGAGACGACGAGTCATGCGTGAAAGTCGGTCATTTCGACATTCATCCAACCTTAGGGGCGTCCTCACGCCCAGACGACTCCTGA